AGAAGTGTGTATTTGTTCTCTTTTTGGTTTCAAAATCCTGGCTTTAGGTTGGAATGACTTGTTTCACTTGAAGTTTGTAATAGCTGAGATTTCTCTTACAAAGGAACTTTGCCACGTCTGGTTTCTGTGAAATTAAGGAAAAGTGGTTGAAATATTGCATTCTTAGGAGAGATTTTCAACTGCTACCTATTGAAAGATTTTGTTTTTCGTTTCCATCATTAGCTTTGTTTGATctcatggaaaagaaaaaagaacaatagATCAGTACTGGTTTGTGTTGTGATTTCTGTATTCAATATGAGTGAGCAATGGAGATGGCACtgctattatatttttctcttgtttgtattttaaaaagGCATTTTGCTTATTTTGAAAGTTCGTTACTCGGGTTTTTCGAATTTAAAGCCTTTCGCGGGTATTGCGCTTGATAAATTAACGGATTTTAGATTAAGACGTTTTATGGTAGTGGAATTGATGGATCAGAAGAAGCATTCATGAGTGTTTAATAGTTGTATTATACTTAATCATGTCCTTATGGATCGGCATAAACTTCGcatcatttttttccttatttgctTTAGTTTCCTTATTTTGGGTTAATCCTCGTGGTTTTTTAGGCTTGGACAATTGAAGGTAGCTCCTTAACCATGCACGTGCGGGGATCTAGATATGGAATTTGACGGTTGATATCTTTGTTCATGTAGTGCTGGCTTTCCTTATGAAGAAATAACTAAAGAAGAAATTAGTAAGCGGTTAGAAACGGTGAGCGAAAAACTCTGAGAATGGAATGTAATAAGGATGAGGCCATCAGGGCTAAAGAAATTGCGGAGAAGAAGCTTATGGAGATGGACATTTCTGGCGCAACAAGATATGCTTTGAAGGCTCAAAACTTATATCCTAGGCTTGATGGTCTTCCTCAGTTGCTGGTAACTCTTGATGTGTACACTTCTGCTGAGGAAAGAATAAATGGAGAGGTTGATTGGTACAGGGTCCTTGGTGTTGAGCCCTTGGCTGATGATGACACAATCCGGAAACATTTTAGGAAACTGGCTCTTATTCTTCACCCTGATAAAAACAAATCAGTTGGTGCAGATGGGGCCTTTAAAATACTGTCTGAGGCCTGGAGTTTGTTGTCTGACAAAGCCAAGAGAATTGTCTATGACCAGAAGCGAAACCTAATGGGTACATATGGAAAAATCGCAGATTTGAAAACTTCTGTGGTAGATGGTCAGAATTATTCTAAAAATCTCTCTAATGGTCATAATTTCACTTCAAAGTATCAGAGATCTGCTACTCATCCCAGGCCTGCTCAGACTCCCGAGTCATTGAAGCCCACATTTTGGACCGTGTGTGATTCTTGCAAGATGCAGTTTGAGTATCTTAGAACTTATCTCAACTACAACCTTGTTTGCTCTAACTGCCATAAGCCATTTAAGGCTTTTGAGACGCCACCTCCTGCACCTCTCAATTTTGATGCTTCTTCTGCTTCATGGATTTCTTACATGCAGCGACATAATTCGGGTCCGCAGAAAACGGTCAATAACCAATATGCTCCAGGAAAGATACCTACTTCTACGACAAATGCAGGACTAGCAGGATTTTCCTCTTCTGTCTGGTCAAAGAAAAAATTCCATTCAGGTGCATTCTCTAAATCAGGTGATGTTGCAACTGCGCCAGCATCAACTTCCTCTGCTGCTCACGCCCCTGGTGTTTTTCAGCCATTATTCAAGCAATCAAATGGAGTGCATGAAGATGCAGCAGCTGCTGCCATGAGTGAGGAGGCTTATCAGGGGAAAGCTCATGCTACTATGAAAGCAGGGACTAGTTTTGAATCTTCCAATGCTAATTTCAGTGCCGTTCAGAAAGCAGACAGGCCTAAGAAAAAAAGGTGCATGGATAGGCCTAGGATGGGTAATAAAGGTAGAGAAATGGCAGATCAAATGGTAATGGATGGAGGGTTTCACATGGAGAGTGCATCTAGAACTCAGAAGAGTAGCTTTGAAACAGGAAGGATGAATGCTGCTAGAAAACATAGACTGAATGTGACAAGGGAGATTTCACCACTAGAAATGCGAAATATGTTGATGGAGAAGGCTAAGAGAGATATTCACAAGAAGCTTAATGAGTGGAGAATGGACTCTGCATCAAAGACTTCATACAAGTTAAAGACTTCGGAGAAGGAGATTGGAGAGAAGAATTCAGGAGAGAAGGCACTTGCTGTCAATGGGGTAAAAGCTGAGAAACATAGAGCTTTTGTGCAAAACAAAAACACAGCTAACGTTAAAAAGCCTTCCCCTGCCAATTCTGGTATTGATTCTGATACAAAAGGTGCAGATCCAATGTCAATGAGTGTACCAGATCcagattttcatgattttgacATGGACCGTACAGAAAAGTCATTTGGTGATAACCAGGTTTGGGCTGCTTATGATAATGATGATGGGATGCCTCGTTATTATGCTATGATTCATGGTGTGATTTCTAGGAGACCACTAAAGATGCGGATTAGTTGGCTTAATTCCAAAACCAATGATGAGCTGGCCCCTCTGAACTGGATTAGCTCTGGCTTTTACAAGACTAGTGGGGATTTCTATGTTGGCAAGCATGAGATCAATCGctctcttaattctttctcgcaTAAGGTTAAGTGGAAAAAGGGCACAAGAGGTTCCATTCAAATATATCCTATGAAGGGAGATGTTTGGGCTCTTTATAGGAACTGGTCACCTGATTGGAATGAGTTTACCCCAGACGAAGTGATACACAAATATGACATGGTGGAAGTGCTTGAAGATTACAGTGAGGGAGGTGTGACTGTTGTTCCGCTTGTTAAAGTTGCTGGATTCAGGGCAGTTTTCCACCGTAATTTGGACCCAAGTAGAATCAGGAGAACAATCCCAAGAGAAGAAATGTTTCGGTTCTCACACCAAGTCCCTTCTTACTTGCTTACAGGCGAAGAGGGTCCTAATGCCCCTAAAGGTTGCCGGGAGCTTGATCCAGCAGCTACACCTTTGGAACTTCTTCATGTAGCAATGAATGCTCAGGACAAAGAGATGACTGGAATTGCTGACAAAGCTACGGAAGAAGATATATTAGGGTGCATGGGAAAACCCAAGGAAGAAGAGCTGGTGAATATTGGCAAACCAACCGAGGAAAAAGGTCTGGTAGAAGATATCAAAAGAAAAGTTGTGGCAGACGTGATAATGAAGGGAAATGGGACGAAGGCAGAAAAGATACTAGTATATAATCGGAGACGGTTAAGAGAAAGATAAAATGGTGGAAAGTGCGAAGTGAATACCAAAAGTTATGGCACTGGACGGCAGGGATTCTGTTTTTACTCTAGTGGGCAAGAAAATGGCAGAAACTAGTTTTGAAAACTTACAAGTTTAGGCTTTTCATTTCAACCCAAATTGATTTCGGTTTGAAGTTTGCTTTTCATTTTGTCATCTTTTCGGCAATTAATCTGAAGACTAATGGTGACTCATTATACTGATACCAATTCAGCAGCTTCGATTTTTGTTGGATACTTTGGTGGAACCACAGTTTTGTTTGAGGTTTTAGGAGGCCCTCAAGATTAATTCAGCTTTACCATAACGTGAAGGGAAGGCCAGTTTACATGATATGCATGATTTCTGAAGGTGATCATTCAATATCTCCAATAGGCTGCAAAAGcggatttttataatttcattttattaccCTCCAAAATGCATAATTCTTTCTTTAAAGCTAGTCAAATTTGTGTACCATGAACTTATATTTTTATGGATACACCTCTTTATTCcttccaatctctctctctctctctctctctagatatCTGTTGCTTtcttagtcttttttttttaatttttaatttttaattttagtctCGAACAATTATTTCCATAATTACATATCGTCCTATGGACACAAGCATAcgtttctttttaatataatagtagCTATCATTTTACAATCTACTGCATAGGAATGAAAGTTGGAATTCCATAGGCACTGCAATCCCAAAATACTTCTAGTGTGAGATGTTTCTTCACATTCCTGTCCCAATAAGcagcatttttttaacaatggcTTCATGAAACATGGGATTTTCGCATCACTTGTGgttttcttccttttcattttttatgtcaagaatttgattttttttttttttttacttgttcaagtgaaaaaaaaaaaaaaaaactgtagttCAGATAAAAGAAATGGTGAAGAAAAATAGTAGATTCGAACCAATCACAACAGAAACGACGTTTCTTTTGGATCAATAAATATGGGATAGCACAAATGGAAAAAAGGCTTGCGAGTATATATGAGTAGGGGTGtaaggaaaggaaaatgatttacccacaatatttttcacaacatatttcacaacaatGTGTTAAATGagaggtatttttgtaaaatatcttataaaaataacattattttacaaaaatatcctcATCTTATAACAACGTTGTGAAATGTATTGTGAAAATGTATTGTGTGTATATTATTACTCgtaaggaaaaaacaaaaaaatgctaaaaatgAAAcctcaaattttatattttgaaattggatttagacaaaatcaaattgaaatatatattttttaattgtatattatatattatacatattataaaattaatataacaaaaaattttaatcttattatttatgcttcattgaaataaatttactcttttttttaaaggaaatttttattcatcaaaatccATAAAGTAGGAAAATAATACTTGAAGGACATTCCTCTTTATTCACTGTTACATCAGTAACTAGTAATGCTGAGCAGGCTACTCTACCGCCTGAGTAGCACCACTCTATTTGATCCCtagttagttttcttttctttttttcatttttcttttcaaatttttttaatatattttaatatttttaaaaaataaaaaaatatatcaatacacttaaaatcacttccttaatcactaagtaaaaaaaaaaaattgctgagTGGTACACATTGGGAGGCACACTAGCTTTTTTCAATGCGAATTTGGCTAAAGTATGAGCTACACTATTAGCCTCCATTTTCACCTTATGAGTAAACCAACTTGTAAAGCTCAATGGCTTCGACTTGATGCCACTTAACACCATCCCATAGCTAGATAGATTACCTTTATCCTTTGAGATGTCATTAATCACATGAAGGGAGTCTCATTCTAGAATTATTGTCTACAAACCCAAATCTAGACTAAATATAATTGCTTGTAGGGCTCCAGTGACTTCTGCCAATAAAGGATCAAATACAAAAGATCTGTTCATTCGTAAGCTAGTTGATACTGAACCTTCACAGTCTCTTATTACAACTTCAATACCAATGATACATTTAATCTTATCTGTTGCAATATCTCAATTTACCTTGAAAACATTCAAATGGGGAGGTTCCCACTTTGGAACCAGATTGCTATATGTTGTAGCGGTAGTGGCCTTCTTTGAGTGAGCTTCATGTAGCTCCTTTAGGACTTCTTTAAATTGCTGAGCAACCACTCTTGGATGCTTAAACTcactttaaaaaacaaattggtTCCTTCTATGCCAAATTATTCTTATCACCACTGCAATCTCCTACACAATTATTGTCTCGAATGCTAAACAAAAGAGCTCAAACATTTCTAGAAAAGTCTTCTTCCAGTAGGCACTCTTATGAATTTGTTTACAACATAGGCTCCAGACATCTTATGCTGCCAAACATGATCACAAGCATGAACGACAAACTCTTCTTCAAAACAAACAGGACACTTTGGATTGTCAACAACCTTTTGTAAAAAAAGATTCAAATTAGTGGGAGGACCTTCTAAGCAAGCTCTCTACAAAAATATCCTATCAGTAGGATGGATATTCATCTTCCATAGAGCTAACCACATTGCACTTCTATTGTTAGAGATTGTAGGTTGACCTTTTGATAgttctttcaaatctttttaaaaGTGGTATGCACTTCTCACTATAAACTGGCCATTGGAAGCCCTATTCCAAATCAGTTTATATGGTTTATTGGTACAGCTTATTAGAATCTTCATTATGTTCTCAGCTTCTTTCTTTGAGAAGATCCCTACAATTATAAAAGCTTTCCAGTGATTAGTATCTGGATCAATAAGCTCATAGACTTTTGCATTTTCATCTAGATCTTTAACTTCACTCTAAATTCTGAAAGTATTGGATTTTGAAATTCACTTGTCCTTCTAGATATGAATCTCTCTTCCATTTCCAACTTTTCAAGAAGTGCCATTCTCCAACAGAGGTCGAGTAGCAAGGATGCTTCTCCAAATATAAGAAGGTTTTCCACCCAGTTTGGCTTGAAAGAAATGAACCATTAGGAAATACTTCAGTTTTAACACTTGAGAAGCAAGTGGATGAGGATCTTATAGTGacctccacccttgtttagctaGCATTGCCAAATTGAAGCTTTCCAATTCTCTGAATCCCATCCCCCCTACAACCTTAGATTTTCCCATTATGTTCCATAAGATCTAGTGGATGCTCCTCTCCTGTTCTTGTTGCCTCCACCAGAAATTCTACATCACCTTGTTAATATCTCTAAGCAAGTTATGAGGGAGTTAAAAACACTATAAATAGGCAAGGCCTGAACAATAGCTTTAAGAAGAATTTCTTTGgctgcatgagagagagagagagagagagagagagagagagagagagagagagagagagagagagagagagagagagagagagagagagacttgacTTTGAAGTTGCTGATGATGTGTCTGACTTTATCCAATATACTTCCAAAAGACTTAGATCAAGCTCTTCCCACCAAGGCTGGTAATCCCAAGTATTTTTCATAGGACATACTTGATCTGATCCCTACAATGCTCAATACAATGTCTTGAGTTTCTCTAGGGGTATTCTTGCTGAATTGTATAGAGGTCTTATCCTTATTAAGTCTTTGTCTAGATGCTTCTTCATAGGTATTCAGCAAGAAGATCAACCTGCTCCATCAAGAGAATTGGCTATGGAAAAAAGCAAACTATCATCTGTAAAAAAGAGatgattaatataaatttttcatttcttcaaaaggGAACTTAGAGCTTCAACACAAATGACGAACATATAAGGTGATAAAGTATCACATTGCCTAATCCCTTAGATGGTTTAAAAATTAGGAATACCATTAATCAAGATAGAGTAAGAAACTGATTCAATCCCATTTATCATTAAGTCAATCTATTATTGTGCAAAGTCCATCTTTCTCATGGTAGCTCTTAAGAATGTCCATTTTACATGATCATAAATCTTGCTCATGTCGAGCTTCAAAGCTATATAATCTAATTTGCTTGGTAATTTGTTATTCATAGTATGCGTGGCTTCATAAGCTACAAATATATTATCTGATATTAGTCTCCCTTGAACAAAAGTTGACTAAGTTGGTGaaatgatataaatttattcttaaacatgaatattaatattagattattaatatgttattaATTATCCTTATTAACTTActtattacatatataatattatatattacggcataaatacaatttttataagtatatttttatacattttttttatgattttttttttcatttggatcAGAAAAACCAACTAGCCCAACAAAGGAATTCAAAACTGAATTAAACATATAAAATCGAATCGAATtgaatcaaaatcaaaaaaattgaaagtttcgATTTCCTGGATGAACAAGTCtatattaattttcaaatttctaaaattgatttagactgattcaatttcaaaatatgtCTAAAACTGAATCAATATGAACCAATTATACCCCTAAATATGATTTAGAGATGGAATTGTTTGTTCCTAATAGAAGTGGAGCACTTAAAATTACTAATGTGCATTAAAACCGGAGTACATTGGAACAGGTCATAaaactatcttttttttttttcacacgaTGACATAGACTTCGAGGGTATCGACAAATATAGTGTGTACTGTAgtaatcatttaatttttatgattatttcaTCCCACCAAACCCTAATGTTTTCGAAAATAATTGAAgtaaagtattaattatttcttCAAACCAAAATGTTGAAAATCTAATTATTTCATCCAATCAAACTATTGTGCTattaaatataaggagtaatgttatatatattcttaggATGTGTAAATAATGTGtactttatttgaaaaaaaaggtagaatttattattatttttttttatgtagatcttaaatttatctatattttttttaaaaaatatacgagACTCACATAtactaaaattaaaactataattttttaaatataaaatcatcaaataatgtaaactataaattatgaaaattaatacaaaatatattttatttgattaaaaattaaaatatgatagatAGATCTATAAAGTATAATgagaataaattagataaaattaattaaaaagtcaGAAATTAATTATGTCctattcttatataaaatttaaataaataattctatgcaaaattagattttgagtgtaataaataaacaaataaaaaaaatgagttaatGAGAAGGATAATCTTATTTTCCAACAAGCTGAATAGATTTAGACAGTAAgatgagaaattttaattttagataaaagtttaaaatattattttataataataataatattattattataaaattttaaaaatttaaattatttattatattttatataaaaatttaaaaagtttataataataaattaaaaaagaaaatattgtgtGTGATTCAACTTTCCAATCCTGCCCTAAATAAGCAAACACGACGACCGACAGGCCGAGGGCATTCTAATAAAATCAGCCAATTTTGTTTCCGTGGCCACCATTCAATACTTCGCCGCcgctcctcttcttcttcttatagTTCTGATTTCAGACGTCTCCTTATCTCTCATACTCTGGTTCTACCCCTAATGTCTTCGATGGCTGCCGCTGCTGCACCCACCACCTTCCCTAAACCCTCTCCTTTATCTTCCAAATCCCTAATTTCAAGATTTTCCATTCCCTTCTCTCACCACGTTCTCCACAACCGCTCCACACCCCGCCAGTCCCCGATCTCCCTTCATGTCTCCAACTCCCTCCCCAACCCCACCGTTGCATTCACCACTGACATCCAGGAAACAACGTCCACCACCCCACAATCTTTCGTCTCCCGATTTGCTCCCGACGCGCCGCGTAAAGGCGCTGATGTCCTCGTCGAGGCCCTCGAGCGCCTTGGTGTGAACACCGTCTTCGCCTATCCTGGCGGCGCCTCCATGGAAATTCACCAGGCTCTGACGCGCTCCTCTATCATCCGCAACGTCCTTCCCCGCCACGAGCAAGGCGGAGTTTTTGCAGCGGAGGGCTACGCTCGCTCCTCTGGCCTCCCTGGGGTGTGCATTGCCACCTCCGGCCCAGGCGCCACCAACCTTGTCAGCGGCCTCGCTGATGCCTTGCTCGATAGCGTCCCACTTGTTGCCATCACCGGCCAGGTTCCTCGCCGAATGATCGGTACGGACGCGTTCCAAGAAACCCCGATTGTGGAGGTAACTCGCTCTATCACCAAGCATAATTATCTTGTTCTCGATGTTGAAGACATTCCTAGGATTGTTAGCGAAGCCTATTACTTGGCCACGTCGGGTCGCCCAGGTCCGGTTCTGATTGATATACCGAAAGACATTCAGCAGCAGTTGGTGGTTCCGAATTGGAATCAACCCATTGGGTTGGCTGGTTACACTTCCAGGTTGCCAAAGGCGCCGAGCGAAGTGCATTTGGACCAGATTGTGAGGTTGGTGTCTGAGTCGAGGAAACCGGTGCTGTATGTTGGTGGTGGGTGCTTGAATTCGAGTGAGGAGTTGAGGCGCTTTGTTGAGTTGACTGGGATCCCAGTGGCGAGTACTTTGATG
This Carya illinoinensis cultivar Pawnee chromosome 11, C.illinoinensisPawnee_v1, whole genome shotgun sequence DNA region includes the following protein-coding sequences:
- the LOC122280940 gene encoding uncharacterized protein LOC122280940, whose product is MECNKDEAIRAKEIAEKKLMEMDISGATRYALKAQNLYPRLDGLPQLLVTLDVYTSAEERINGEVDWYRVLGVEPLADDDTIRKHFRKLALILHPDKNKSVGADGAFKILSEAWSLLSDKAKRIVYDQKRNLMGTYGKIADLKTSVVDGQNYSKNLSNGHNFTSKYQRSATHPRPAQTPESLKPTFWTVCDSCKMQFEYLRTYLNYNLVCSNCHKPFKAFETPPPAPLNFDASSASWISYMQRHNSGPQKTVNNQYAPGKIPTSTTNAGLAGFSSSVWSKKKFHSGAFSKSGDVATAPASTSSAAHAPGVFQPLFKQSNGVHEDAAAAAMSEEAYQGKAHATMKAGTSFESSNANFSAVQKADRPKKKRCMDRPRMGNKGREMADQMVMDGGFHMESASRTQKSSFETGRMNAARKHRLNVTREISPLEMRNMLMEKAKRDIHKKLNEWRMDSASKTSYKLKTSEKEIGEKNSGEKALAVNGVKAEKHRAFVQNKNTANVKKPSPANSGIDSDTKGADPMSMSVPDPDFHDFDMDRTEKSFGDNQVWAAYDNDDGMPRYYAMIHGVISRRPLKMRISWLNSKTNDELAPLNWISSGFYKTSGDFYVGKHEINRSLNSFSHKVKWKKGTRGSIQIYPMKGDVWALYRNWSPDWNEFTPDEVIHKYDMVEVLEDYSEGGVTVVPLVKVAGFRAVFHRNLDPSRIRRTIPREEMFRFSHQVPSYLLTGEEGPNAPKGCRELDPAATPLELLHVAMNAQDKEMTGIADKATEEDILGCMGKPKEEELVNIGKPTEEKGLVEDIKRKVVADVIMKGNGTKAEKILVYNRRRLRER